From the Hoplias malabaricus isolate fHopMal1 chromosome 6, fHopMal1.hap1, whole genome shotgun sequence genome, the window TCCGAGCCGTAATCCTCCTAATGTGGTTTGCTTAACCCAAATTTACTCTGAGGCGTTGCTCATGTCAAAGTGAGGTGGGCAGTGAACTCCAAATGAACTTGGGTGGTTCAACTTTGTTTTGTTCCTACAGTGGAGGGTGTGGGAAAGACGCACACAGTGAAAGAATATGAATGTGTTGGAGATCTGATCTGACACATTCCTGAGAACATGGAATTGGCTGTTTTTCCTTACTTACACTTTACAACCACTGGCAACAGTAATGGAATCACCATTGTTAGAGATTGTTCACCCTGCTTTTTTACTATGTagtaaataaacatagcacagtAATAACACAAAACAATGTTGTGTAAAAGATGAAAATTCTGGCTTTGTGAAACACACCGCAAACAATTTACATTTCATTATTTGCATTGGTGCCCACTTTTTTCTACAGACCAGTAGAGGAACAAAAATTGGAATCACTCAATGCTcgaataatgaaatatataaataaatacacaaataaataaatacattcatacaAAAATAGTGCTCTGCTGCTCCTCAAGATATGAAAATGACATTAAGTGGACTTCATCCACATCTTGTCATGGCccaacataaaattaaaatcaaatttaCTCCCTGACTGTTTGCTGCCTTTACAATTGCGTACACATACCTTTTTTGAAGAAACGTTTTATCACATTTTTTGTTCTGTGGCAAATTGCATTATCAtcctaaaaatacattttctaataatttattcatattctgtaaccatttcatccTTATCAAGGATGTGGTGGTTCCGTACCCAGGGTCATTGTGTttaaggcgggaacacaccctggaaaaaTCACCAGTTaattgcagggcatcacaccaattcactcacacacacacaccctcggTCAGTTTCACCCAGCCAATCCACCGATAAcagttttttgactgtgggaggaaaatccACTGAGACATATGGAGAATGCACCAAACAGTTCAAAGAAGGTGACCCGAGGAGAGGATCAAAACCAGAACCCCAGGAttgtgtgtcagtgacactacctCTACCTGCAGCACTACAGTGCAAATTCATTATGACCAAAgacatttgttttttgtcaATTTAATGAGAAAGGAGAAAGGTGTCCAGAAACATTCGTTCACAACTGTGCATTGTCTGTTGACATAATGGTTGCCCCCGTGCTTTACCTGACCTGCAGCATAATGAGTGGGGAAATCTGATATGTTTCATAAGTATGGCACTCTTAGGTCAGTGCAGATTCATGATTCATTAGTCAATATTACTTTCATCCAATCCAATTTCAGCACACTGCATGATTGCTTCACTTTGCACACTGTAGCCTTGTTTGCTTCACTGGTGCTGGTTTTCACTAGTtatagattttttaaatataaacccCATTTCATTCATCCCATTTTTACAGTTTGGgtatttttattagatttttgcTTTTAAATTATCATTGACCTTTCCGTATGTTTTCCTTTTATAagctttccttttatttatacTTGAACTATGTTTTAGGCACCAATGACTGGAAACAAACAACATTTTCAATTGATTGGCCTTGAAGGAGTTTTATAATATTATCCATTGTTTCAGCTGGCAACTCTCTTTGGTGTTACCCTGTGCAACTGCTCATTAATATGTAAGCAGTTAATTTTAGCAGactaatttacatatttaaatttgtgcTTGTATTTTAATTGTTTCCTCAGTTTGGAGTGATTAGATATTTATTTCCTCTCCTTGAGCTGGAAAAAAGATATTATTAattcaattaatttatttttgtttgtttgaggtgTGTTTTAGAATGTTTAGCtattaaacagaattattttctttcacggtggcgcagcaggtagtgtcgcagtcacacagctccagggaactggaggttgtggtttccaGTTccagtccgggtgactgtttggtgtgttctccctgtatctgcgtgggtttcctgcaggtgctccagtttcctcccacaatctaaaaacacatgttggtaggtggattggcgcctcaaaagtgtccataagcgtgagtgaatgtgtgtatcaccctgtgaaggactggcatcccctccagggtgtattcccgccttgcacccaacaattctgtgtaggctccgaacccatcatgaccctgaactggataagcggttacagacaatgaatgaatgtttatttgctAAGCAGTAAAAAACCCAGGTAAACATCTTCAAAGTCGGGTGATTCCATTATTTTGCAAGTGGTACTtcacagaaaatattttttttcaaccaAAGTTgatcaaaatatatatttattcagtcTAGAAATCAATGATGGTTGCTAGTCATTACCAAATCCCAGTGTAAGGCTTTTAAAAGACATTGTACTGCTGAATCAACACATAGAGGTAACTGTTATCAGATTTTATACCACAGCAAGGCAGAGGAGAAGTGGATCTTAGGGCCATTgatgtcttttttatttgttcccttacCATGGGCTCACCGAGCACAGTCATCCTTGAGTATAAAAGTCGTTGCTTTGATACATTATATGTTTTTGATATCTACAACGTTTACTTTTAGAAAAACAGGTCATTGTTTCTTTGCTATTTAATCCATTATATCAACATCTTTGCAAAGAATTACCCTGAATAATCCCTGTTTTCATTCCACTGAGTATTGATTACACTCTGCTGGACATAAACCAAACATGGTGCTTCTTCTGCTCTTGGTAAGACGAGCCATGCACCCCTTACTCAGTTGGTGGGTATGTGCCTCCACCCTATCCCTGTTGCATGTGCGGTTTCATAGCAACTTCATTCTAAGAAGCTTGGGGAGAGGTCCAAGTTTTTTTTAGCATCTCGATAGAGAAGAACTTCATCCCCGGAACTCTATTCACGTCCTACACCTCGGACTCACTCCTGACAGGGATATTCAGGTCCAGAGTGTGGTGGCAGAAGCGATAGACCACAGACCAGCTGGCTTTCTGCTTCACAAAGAGCCGCAGCTTATCCCGAAAGGTCTCTCCCAGGAAGCTGTAGATGATGGGGTTCAAGCAGCTGTTAGAGAATGCAGCCAAGTTGACGATATGCCCGGTCAGTGGGTAGTCATGCCACAAAGTCGTGGCACTCCGCTGTGAAGGGTCAGCTGTGCCCTGAAGCAGCTGGATGCTAATAAAGACGTTCTCGGGCAGCCAACAGATGAAGAAGAccagcaccaccaccacgaTCATCCGCAGAGCCTTCTGCCGCCGTGGCCACAAGCCTCTGTGCTTCTGAGCCCGCATGAGGATGCGCACAATCAGGGAGTAGCACAAGCCAATGATGGAGAAGGGCACCAGGAAGCCAATGGTCACTTCCAGCCACTGGATCTCGATGACGTTGGCGAAGCAGAAATGCACCTCACCCCTGTGCTGCGTCTGCACAATGGTGAAGGGTAGGAGAGTGGCCAGGATAGACGCCATCCAAATGAGGCTGCAGCTCAGCTTGGCATGCTGCATGGTACGCAAGGGTCTGCTGCTCATGGAGTTGGCCAGAGCTACGTAGCGGTCAAAGCTCATCCAGGTCAGGAAGAAGATGCTGCTGTACATGTTGATCTGTAGGAAAAGTGACATGAAGGTGCAGAGGATAGCATAGTCGTAGTACTTCTCGTTCAGATTGAAGACTTCGATGAGCGAATCCGCCACCAAAATTAGGTCTGCCACAGCCAAGTTGATGAAGTAAAGGTCAGGGATGGTCATCTTCTCCCTGTGGTTCAGGTTGACCACCAGTATGAGGATGTTCCCAATGAAGCCAATGGGAAAAAGTAAGATTGTGTAGAGACAGGACAGGAAAAGACCAATAATATAAAATTCATAAGTGTCAGAATTCTCCTTCAGGTCAGTTGAGTTGTAGTCAAATGACGTGTTTAAGTGCTCAGTGCTGTTCCTGTAAATCTGAATCAGAGAGGTTGTCTCCTGTTCCATACTGACAGAGTCCCTGTACCAAACGCTCTCTGTCATAAGTCACATGATTTGCTAGTGTTAAATATTGCATTGGAATGTGTGCCCAGCTCTCAGTGTTCGGAGGATCACTCATTTAGTCTGCACTTGTCATTCTTAGCAGTCCAAACTTACAGTACAGAAAACTCAGGACTATGAAACAGTGCCCTGGGAATTGACTTTTTGACCCAGGGTGACAGTGGAAAGAGGGGTCAATAAGCACCTCCATGTTGATGTGTAGTCCTCTCACCCAAGGAGGCTGCCTGGACTTGTATGATCCATGGCACAAACTgtgaggtctctctctctctctctctctctctctctctctctctctctctctttctctctctctctctctctctctaggggTTGTGCTTCTCTTGCTTCTTCTCTTGCATGCTTTGTTCTTCACACGTTTTAATTCCAGTGCTGCCTTGCTTGCTCCAGTCCGCGGGCATGATTATTCACCAAGCAGCAGCTGATGACGCTATTACTGTGACACCTAATCTAGTGAGAAAGAAGGAGGGGGGAgaaagcagagaaaaaaaaagtaattacaaGTGTAAAAAAATACAAGCCACCATGCTCCTGTGCTTAGCAATATCATTCTATGGTCTCTTTTTGACTAAAATACTCTGATTTACTCTAATGATAGCTTCTATATAAAGCATTGGCATTTCAAAGTGTAAAAACAAAGATTAATTATGAGTGTATGCATTTGATGTAAATACCTAAAAccattttggttttttttttctcagcagcCAATCAGTGAGAATCAGAGGGAATTAAAATGCAAAGAAAAGACTTAAGCAGATTCATTGAAGAGCTGCTTCAAACTCCAGAGAGACTGCTGgcaccaacaaaaaaaaagtactaagtttgtttttaaatgaacaacACACACTTGACCGTAACAGAAGTAGCAATGGAATAGtaaaaaattttaattaatttatattttaattaatattatattttaaaatattaattgacaTATAATCTACTTCTGCTTTATGAAAAATAAGAAGTGAAGACCAATCAAGCCACACCCCAATGCTAAAATTACCCATAATTACATAATGACAATTTATAACACTGGTCTGTAAAAATAATCTTAGGAGGAACCAGGTCATTCTGTTTTTCTATGcattttactcaaataatatCATAAAAGATGCAAACGTATTGTGTTAATGAAAATGATAATAAGCTGTGGCAGAGAGAACCTTGACCTTTAGCTGGTGATCAGAGCCCCTCAGTCTGCTCCTTCTCCACTGTGGAAGTCTGTGAAATATTAATGCTCCCCCCATAAAATACATGCTTTGACAGCTATAACTCACAAGCCCTACATGAACAGAGTGAATTCTAATCAGACAAAAGGCTGTGCAGATTCCAAAGAGCCCAAGCGTGCAAAGCCTTGTCAAAACAATTGCCCGTACAGGTACAAATTTAATTGGATTAACACATAATGTATAGCCGTCCACCTGGGACTTGTGTAAATAATATGACCTTTCAAAAAACACTGTGCTTGGGGATCAGGTTCCCAGTGAAAATGGTTGACATCAGGCAGAAAAGGCAAAAGAAGGGCTGCCAGCTTCCCAAAATTAGACCATTTATTTTCAGACCTAGACAGATGGCTGGCCAGAATTTCAGAGAATGACGGCAAGGGAAGTTGTTTGATGAAATTTTTTGAAGTATTGTACACTTTAACAAGCACTGTTTTCTTTGACATGAAAGACACCCACTCAGATTATATAGAAGAAGAAATCTAATGAACTCTTTTAAATAAGCTTAATctaatttaaacacaagaagaataTAGGAGTAGAGACCAGGTAGATTTAGTGTGTAGCATGTTGTCATAGGGGGAACCACttatacaattatttttaatatggttGCCCTGcttttatacatacacacacacacacacacacacacatactatatatatatatatatatatatatatatatatatatatatatatatatatttaaaaatttaataataataataacacacacacacaaatgtaatttttaaataatctttaTAATAATATCAAAAACTAAGTTCTATTCTAAAAGTTCAGAAACCATATTTTCTACTTGCATATCGCTGGAGCAAATCCTTGTATCTGACTTCAATTTCCATGACATTGAATAAAGGTTTTATTCAGAACATTTCTGAACTATTAGCATTTCTGttaacatgctgtgaaagacAACTGGTGTTTTCAAACATGTAAAAAATGGAGATTAGACTTtggttgctctctctctctctctctctctctctctctctctctctctctctctctctctttctctatctgtgTATAATAAAATACCAGCTGCTCTTTACATTGTCTCCCTTTCTTATTATGAATTGAACAATGAGACCTATCTTGCTTATCTTGTTCTATTAGCTTCCGTTTAAATTTaggaatatttttttctgacattttttaatgcattttttcccaacagcaaaaatatgcaTATATTTACATACCAACTGTTTGTCTAAAGACAGGAAGGGTAAAAATGTGCCTGAGTTCCACTCACATCTAAATTTGATGCTTGAATTATACTTTCCAGTTGGATTGCAATTTGCTGTAATCACGTCTTCAGTTTGTACTGGAACTCCCAACTTGAGCTAACTCTCACAACTCAGAAAGAAAAGCACTTACTTCGTAGATGGACGTCTGTGTCGCAGGTTTGCGTAGCTCCACTGCAGAAGACCGAGAGGACCGAGAAGTCTGTAATCCCACACGAGGAGTGAGTTCCACTCCCTGCTCCCCCTGCTGTCCAGCCCCTGCCTGAGTACCAGAGGAGgatgagagaagagaaggacGAGACGCTGTTCTGGAGAGGATCAGAGCAGCCTTCCACCGTCCCTAGCTCCCTCCTCACTTCAGTTTTCAAGCtccctttccctttctctccctgCTCCACCACTACCTCTTCCTGCAATTCTCCTCCTTCCTCAACTCTGGctttaccccccacccccccaccaccaacGCACACACCGCTCAACCCCACTTCCCCCACCCCTATGTGCCCACAGTAGCATCAGACTCAAGAAGAACCCACTGACCCGAGTGACTTTGGAGCAGGTGACTGCAGACACACCTCCTGTTTTTCATGGCTCTCCTAAGTACGCCTCCGTGCTTCTGAAGCCCCTGAGGCACATGTTGTAGGGAGAACGTCCCAATACATTTACTCTTAAAAGTCAAGTCTGCTGACCGTCTagaagtttttttctgagaaaatcACAGCTCAGGAGCTCAAGACCCACATTCCTAAGATCATCGTAGTGTTGAGATTACCTTACGTACCTATTTTATACTTAGCcctcttaaaaacaaaggttcTTTGGAGctatgccatagaagaaccacttctgGTTCTTTCAACAAATGGTTCTTTAAAAggctatatttaaatataaagtaCCTGTTCAAAGTTTCAAGAACTGCTAAATACTGCAAATATGTAGGTCACATACAATTATGAACCATTTTAACCTGAATTTCATCATGAGTGGTGCACTGAAATAAAAAGCTGAAACAGAAGCTGAACTTTGAGCTAAAACATtgagttaaaaagaaaaaactacttaaaaaatttgacaaaattagagttaaataaaataagcttataaaaaataatacagtCTGTAGTATTTTAACAGGGCTACAGTACACACTGAAACCCTATGTACTTTACAATAGAGGTTTTAAATGTAGCTGCTCTGAACAGCAAAGGAAAAGaatgataaaaaaatatttctatataacttttatttatatttatatatattttattataaaaatgttaGTACTACCCCGATTTAAAGTATCTGTTCTGTAAGAGTAAGGAAAAATACAAACTGTTGTCATATTGTTTATTAAACCGcactttattatttaattttattatgtattaataCCAGAAAAGTGTCTACCTGACCATGAACTCACACATAATGAGagtgtgtttaagtgtgtgttcactgccaggGATGGGTTAAATTTGTGGTACAGCCTTGCACTAATGATAAAAGTGGTTTCATGTTAATCACTACCCAGCCCAACACACTGAGATGAGAACACTATCTGGCCAATGCTGTTATGCTGACAACAGATCAGCACCGGCTAGCACCGTGTTGAGAGATGAGGGGAGAAAGGGTCTGTTTCTTCCCATCCAGAGAGTGTGAATTATTTAATGATGGCTGAGACATCTTAAGAGATCAACCTGGTGATCTCCCGGTGATAGGACCAAGCTTTAACAACTGTGGCACTTGAAAGCCACACAAAACTTTAATTCTTTTGTGGCCACTTTGCACTTGCAGTTGACATTGTTTAACATCACAAGGATTTTCAATGATTATATGATGATTTGCATGATGCACTGTGAATTCAGAATCAACATCTACAGAATGAAAACTTTgatgaagttaaaaaaaataaagtaatgaaTACTGTCAAAGTAATAAGACTGAAGaaaaaagttgaaaaaaaaatgctgaaaatatAGATTAATAGCAGAATGCCCCTCTGCATAATTCTGTAAACCACATTcgattaaatataaataacaatgaGTCACCACAGAGGCACAACAGAGGGTGCTCTGTAAAGCTTTGAAGCTGGCCATGGCCCACTTTATCTATAGGTTTGAGCTGAGAGGCAGCACTGTCTAAGAAGGTGATGAGGCCACATAATTCTTCTCACACTCAAAACCTGTTTTCTGGACTCCCTACTGGCATCATCCCTGTGGTAAACACTGGCGCAGGAggcacacagcaaattcaccagtgttaaatcaacaccattagtgtaaaaatgCAAACTTttcaacactctcagtgttaatttaatacaaaaaatgttgattttactgtgtgaatttgctgtgcactAATGGATATAAAGAAAGGTCCAGAGACGTTCAGAGGAGAAAGACAGTCAcaggaagagacagagaaagacttATAGACTCTTTAATATTGTTTGATATTCATTGTGCTTAGGATTGCTCATAACACGTCCTCCTACACTGAGGGGCATGGCCATATTCTACATAGTAGTTTGTCCCCCTTTGTTGCAGGAACATattcaactcttctgggaaactCAACACTGGATATTGGAACATtactgtgtggatttgatggcacttgctctcaagagcattagtgaggtcagttactaatgctggatgattagttttgtatCACAAAATTAGTCCatctcatcccagaggtattaAATGGCACTTCATCCACCAGAGAAttcggttccactgttccatgaCCTAAGGCTTTATACCCTGCTTTCATTTCATGCTGTTctctggagattatacaagctgtgtttgTACAATTGAAGATTTGCGTCACAATAAGTGATCTTTAATGTAAGTGCATTCACTTAAAATGAAGGGCATCTTTAGGGataactacattttaaattgaacCCAGTGATAGCCACTaaaatgaatatgtattttAGTTTTAATGGTTCTCATCTCAAACATAATGCATGTCAAGAACAAAGTTTCTCATATCTGCAATAACTTCACTATAAATAGTTTTAACAAATATTTGTGGAATTACTGCTTTTGAGCACAGGGGAAGGGGAAAATATAAGACTGGAATAAATGTCACCAATGTCTTTTATGAGACCACTTTGCAGACAGTTTAACAGCCTACAAAAAGGGGCCTCCAACCATGACTgagttaaataaacaaatccacCTTTGTAGTGTAATATTCAACCTCATGGGGCAGCTTGAATCTAGCTGTAAACTCCTAACAGTATAGACATTAAaggagaaataaatatatttttaaacaccaAGAAGTAGCCAGCAATATTTACGAAAgcaattatttataatttttataatattttaatggaGGCCAACTTGCACAAGATGAAGGATCAAACTGCTTTTTAGTCCCTGAAGGA encodes:
- the gper1 gene encoding G-protein coupled estrogen receptor 1, with the translated sequence MTESVWYRDSVSMEQETTSLIQIYRNSTEHLNTSFDYNSTDLKENSDTYEFYIIGLFLSCLYTILLFPIGFIGNILILVVNLNHREKMTIPDLYFINLAVADLILVADSLIEVFNLNEKYYDYAILCTFMSLFLQINMYSSIFFLTWMSFDRYVALANSMSSRPLRTMQHAKLSCSLIWMASILATLLPFTIVQTQHRGEVHFCFANVIEIQWLEVTIGFLVPFSIIGLCYSLIVRILMRAQKHRGLWPRRQKALRMIVVVVLVFFICWLPENVFISIQLLQGTADPSQRSATTLWHDYPLTGHIVNLAAFSNSCLNPIIYSFLGETFRDKLRLFVKQKASWSVVYRFCHHTLDLNIPVRSESEV